ACGGTTACGAGTCTGTGTGGCAAGAACATAAACCCTCAGAGAGGAAAACTAGCCCTCAGAGAATCCTCTCACTCATGTAAAACTAGCCCTCACTACATAAATCCTCATATTTGTGTGTGTTCAGCTCAAGCTTGTGCAAATATATTGATGGATTACCGAGGGTTTCAAAGCAAACACGAGTATAAAGGGAGTGCTACAAACCAAATGATCCCAAGTTTTATAACTAAAAAACATTTTGCGGCACAAGTGGAAATATTCGAAGAAACAACATTAGATAAGGTGGAAGCCTCATATAGAGAGTAGGACAACTCAATATAAAAGTATGTGTGGAAAAACTAGCTAACCAATGATGCAGCGGTTCAGATGATATGTGATTAGATGTGTACAGAATAACATTGAAGAACCAATAACAAATAGTAGAATCAACAATCCAATACAAACAGATACTAAACACATGGCTGATGGCACAGGTATACTATAACTTATATTAGAACATACAAAATTATGAATTTAGTTTCAAAAGTTTTATTATTACCATCTCAATTTGGAGGTCCTTTTCTCTCAACAATGCTGCAGAATCAGATGTAGGGCGGGCAGACCCCGAATTTCTCAATTCACTTTCCATTCTAGCCAACTCTTTCTGCAATTGCTTGACTAGTGCTTTATCAGACATCACCACATTCACTTGTGCATTAGTTGCCACTTCTTTAGCACAACTTGCAAATAAGAGGGTGTTTCTGGATTGCTCAACATGGCTCTGTGCAGGGCTCATGGTGTAGATAATTGCAGTCCTAGCATTACACATAGCCTCCTTGATTTGTGTCTTTCCAATAACCGTTATCAGATACATTTTCCACCATTATCATAAACCCTAATCCCATTCTAAGACATAAATTGTGGGTAACCAAGAGctacagaagaaaaaaaaatcaatcttttCTCACCTGAGAGAGCCACCAGGGGAATTAATGAAAAGCTTGATATCTTTAGAGGGGTCTTGAGCATCCAAGAGCAGCAATTGATTCATGATAGCATCAGCCACAAAGTCATTGATGCCGCTCTCCAAGAACACGATCATCTCGCTCAACAACAGCCCCATGGCATCAGTTTCCGCGCCTTTCATGGCCGTGGCCGGCGTCTGGGGCGAAGACATTTGAAAAGTGATTCTGGGTTTCAGAGATTCAGACTCAAAGTTTGCATTTTTGGATTGTTTTGGTGCGGCGGTGAGGACGCGCCTGAGTGGGGTTGTTCGGTGACATGGTGAGGGGAAAGAGGATTTAGGGTTGAAAGAGGAAGTGGGTGGCTTTGAGAAAAAGGTGCGAATGTTGGTGAGGGAGAAGTTCCAGACGAGAGAGGAGAAGACGAAGTTGCAGAGACGATTGAGAGGAGAAGAACAATTGTCATATCACTTGAATAGAAGGGatgttaaaaaattatttttaccgTGGTAACTGATTTAGTTAGGGACCAGTAAGCAAATATATAAACTTTTTTTCTAaaacaatattatttaaaaatcattTCAGGATAAATGGAAAAGACACCTCATTAAATACATGTTTTGTTGCTACTGGTCCAACTAGGCAGAGGTACCATACCTGCATCTGGGAGGAGGCACCACAGCAGGCACCTAATTCTTATTCATATTATGCTTTCATTTTAGTACATGCTATATATCAATATTTTTTCTTGAAATACTATACATCAATGTAAATGACATTGGATATGCTCTATTTGTTAACTTCTATGACATTAGGACAaatgtttttggaaaatttgctTCTAAGATGCAGACCCGTGTGAAACATGTTTCAAATCTCATCATTTAACTTTAATAATTACATATAGGTTCAACATGGTGAAGAAATCACATAGTTGTATAAACATTTGattgttataaaaaaattgagagtATAAGTAAGTGTCCTAATGTTTGTAACTATAGAGGTGTTCTTATACTCGAGCGCTGCTGAATAATCCCAAGATCCGTTCCATCACATACATTAACCTCAACCACAATGACATGATGTAGTATTGTCGGAGGAGCTAGGTCTTCTCACAGATCTTGCCATGTTCCACATCAATAGTAACAGTTTTTACGACATTCGTTTCATAGGGCAAACAAAAAGGAAATGCGGAAATTTTTAGTTAACAACtaatattgaaataaaaataaagatgtgaAGAGAAAAAGATACAAACACATTTAGCTAAAACTTTTTAACCCAGAATAAACGCCCCAATTGAAATGAAGTTGGTTTTGATCTTGTTGACAATAAGCTTGATTTCTTCATGCTTTGAATTGAGGATGAGTTTTAGACTTTTCTGTAACTTGTTTAGGAAACCTGTTTAGAAACCATGGGTTGTGGAACTTGATTTCGTTTATGGTGATTCTCTTTGTTGAATTTTCCAGAAAAATAGTTAAACATATGGTTTAGTGGGTAGTTCAGAGATAATTTTGATTCCCGAATGACATTGGTCCAATATcgtaataaatataattatgttTATGTTTCATATCAGCACTGACAAAGGCAAATGAGGTTGATGGGACTAAAACTGGAGAGAACATCCATgcaaaataaatcaatattttaagGTCAAATAACATACAAATTAATTGCCTAAGTATGGAGTGTCAGACCACTCACCCTAAAACAAGAGACTCACACTCTATTTCCAAGATCTTATTGAACAAGACAACAAAAAACAATTCTTTATGTTTTTGTGTTCCCTTAAacctatatttatttaaaaaactgaTTATCAAAAACAAATACTATCGCAGTATTATTGATCCTCAATATAAACTTCAATGAAATATGTTCAATTTACTACGAGCTTGTGGAGCACACAATTCAAAATTCTTGTTCCATTATGATAACTCTATACAATTTTGCAACAACCAAAACCTTAGGGTCTCGGCACGCTTCTGAATGTCCGGGAAGGAAACTGGTCTTCCCAGGGTCTATCAGGTATAACATAAACCAACTATGTGCTTTATGTTATCATATACAATTACAATTATAATATAAACTTATTATAATAACAATTTAAAGATATTTTAATaacaatttgaaaaataaaaaatatacttataattaattttcaataataataatttttaaaatttcagttgtaataaaatttgtatattttaaccATTTGGAACATAAAATAGAAACTTtggaaataattttttactaaattttttcttttgatgtaaaaaaattactttaaaatttaacatacatatatatatatatatttaaaacgTGAGATTCACATTATTTATaagaatttatttataaaaggtaaaatagtaataataaaaatattactctcatttttcctttcattctctattcttttttttcttaatacAAACTTCTTCAAAATCACTTATTTTTCCTTCATATTCTTTCCTCTTAAATAATTTTCTATTATAATTCTTCTTCTCATTTCTAGTCTTCTATCCAAACAAAGGATTATTGGTTCCTCAACAAGAAGgtaaggaaaaaaaagagaaaacgaGATAAGACCAACCCCTTAAACTTATGTTGCTATcaataaacaaaaaaactaatttactttattttatatttatttcagatTAATAGTAGTAAGAAAAATtacaataataattttaaaaagaaaactaaaattataataattataataaatatataattataactcaagttttaatataaaatatatatcataaaaaattgaaaaaattaaaaacaataattatgataaattttattttttaaatttatcttTAAATACGCAAAATAATTTTAAACTCTATTCTCGATCTTCAACTAGTTCTTTGATAAATTTTGTTTGTTTGCATTTATAAACATCAACTTTTATTACTTATATTCATATTAATATCATGTTGATTTATTCATAAAAATATCATTGTTCACACAATTATAACCAAATAGAACAAATACTTCACACAATTTTAACCAagtaaaaaaacacaaaaacatttATGCAATGCATGCATCACAACACTAGTTAATAAAGAGAatgaatatataataaaaaattaattttaacaaaaCAATAAAAGTAATATGTATTGAAAGAGTTCAACTAAAATTAAGGTTGTTATGTACACTTATGTTTGTGCAATGtctatctaatttttttttacataaacgctcatttatttttcttcacatccaaaaataaaatttaatttaaattaaaataatgtaaTTATTTATACTATGTGACATAGTAATAAATTATACTCGTGGGAAAATGGGTAAAaatattcaattatttttatctaattaattcacaaaatataatttagTAAAAGGgtactaaattttttaattttttgggtATAATGAACGGGAGATAAATTTGAGAGAAGGCCCGAGCAATTATTTTTAAACAAAGCCAAGAGCCCAAAACCTCCCATTTTAATTAACCGGAGAGAATTATTCTCTTCCTTTTTGTGTTGGGTCAAAGTACCCCTTGTGCTTCGCTTCAATATAGTTcatattgcttataaaaaaaaaaaagtgcgtACTTCCTTCCCATTCCCAATCGCACAGTTggattctcttcatctctttgCGTTTGATTCTTCTGACACCCTTACAAATACCATAGTACCACCATACCCGTGACTAGACCACTGACTCCAACACTACTTCCCAAAACAAACAATTTTCAAGTTCTGACACTTCCCACGATAATCAATCATTTCACTCTCCAAATTCCAGCAACCCCAATAAATTAAAACCATTTATTACTAGTACTAGTATAATTTATTCATATTTCAGCTATTAGACCCTACAATAATTTATTGAATTCAGTACTCCATctctatttctttttattttattttgaaaaattaagtgTGAGAGAATGATGCTTAAATCTAAGATAACTACAAGCATGTAAGAAAATCTTAATTCTAGTAGTACTAATTTATATACAGCAAAAAAtgattttacaaaaaaattaagaaaaaaatcgAATAAATGCTGGGCATCTCATCAAGAACACTGGAACCAAATCTTAAATAAATTGATCTACTCTTCCATTCCATGTTCCCGCACGGGCCCCACCATGTCTTTACCAGATTCCTTGATCGATAAAGCCAAAGAAAGTTGCAGCTGTCATCCACATTCATTATTGCTCCCCATGCAATAACACCAAATCCACGCTGGAACCAAACTTCTCCTCCAATCACAACCCATCACGTGTCGCTCTTCAATTCGCCAGAAACCGTATTAATGGACCTCCGGTGGGACCTACCGAGCTTCTGACTCAGACTCAACAAGACCTGCCATGTGGCATCGCCAACCTGGACTTCATTGTTGAAAAGTAACGCTTGCCTTGTCTTCGGGTCCCACAGGTTCCATTGAATCACGCTGAGGTTCGTGGCAACCACGCGCTCCAGGATCCGGTCTAGCCTCCCAACATCTTTCTCCGCCACTGTTAGTGATATCTCCGGCCACCGCACCGCGGAGGAGAACGGTAACCGGATACCATCTGCGATGATCACCGGTATGCACCCCAATGCAACTGACTCAACCAGTCGAGGACTCCACGGGGCCCACCCTAGCGGACACAAACAGAAAACTGACCGCGCGATTTCCATCTGGTAACCGGCAAACCTCTGCCTTCGCAGGTAAAACCGCCAGTCATTGTTGAACCTTCGCCATATAGTCGTCCGCACTtgccttcataaaacaaaaaacatgGGTCAATTACTCAATTCAGTTCACCAATAGTTAGTAATGATTACAACTTTGATTAGATgcattattattactattataattatgacttaaatatgttttggtCCCTgaaaatatagactaaatattaGTTCTAGTCCTCAAATTTTGACGTTACATCTAATTTGCCATGGTGCGAACACCCACTTACACAATTCAGTATCACTTAGACTAGACAAGTAACAAAACATAGCGACAACTATTATAGGGCTTGTCTACATGCACATTCAAAAAAATTTAGATTAAATCACTCAAATTTTAAGTGGATTGATGATATTTAAAATAAGGAGAATTTCTAATTcatttatcttaaatatcattaGTGTATCTAGGATTATGGTAATTTAACATAAGTTTTTCTTAAATCATTTACACAACTGCAccatgattgaattgtgtaaatGGAGAGTTTCACAGCGCTCCAAATCAAATAATTAAGGTAATCAATGATTTGTGGGGTCGTATTTACTTACTTGCTGTAAAATCGTCCACTAATATTCTTAGGATGAACCTCCATTTTCCCCCGGAAAAACGCCAAAATGTCTCGCCGGCCATTCACCGGAGCTTTCTCCAGCGTTCTGCTCACACTTTCCGGCGAAACGTAAGGTGGAATCACCACATTCTCAACGTCCTGACACGGATGCTGGTGAACAACGCCGAACGTCTGCAACACAATCGAGTTCTTCAACATTTCTGGAATCCCATCAGCCATCGCCACATGCTCCTTCACAAAacgaaaaacaacaaaaaaatcagCACAAAAAGTTTGATTTATACAACATTTGTGAAACGGGCATTTTGGGTTGTGTTTGATTGACGCACCATGGTGTGGAAGCATGCTCCGAAGTCATGGGAAGCAACAAAGACGTGGTCGGAGCCTCTGCTTCTGTTCCAGAACGGGTGCTCGCCGGAGATGAGCTGAACCGCGGAGTTGATGAGCGAGCGTGCGTGACCGATCGCCGGGAAGCCATTGACGGTGCTGAAGTTGCAGGAAACGTAGACGGGGACGAAGAAGAAATCAGCTTCATGTGGGTCGAGCGTTCGAACATTGCTCGTCAACAATGCTCTGTGAATGGCAACCTCTGAGGCGAATAAATGCGTTCTGCATCTCTCATTCACGAGCCAATCGGTGTTGTATTTGGAAGGGAGATCGTAGATGAAGACCTTCAAATCGTTCAGCACCCCTGCAACGAAATGGGTCATCAAGAAAATCAGAACAATGCAAACTGTGTTAATCTGAAACTGAAAATGCTGAAGGGTTTGTACTCTGTTAGTTACCTGAAGTGTTGGTGGATTCGAAAAGGGTACGAGAGGGAACAACGCTGGATTTGGAGTTTGAGATTGGTGGTGGGGTGTTGTTGGGGTCGTTGCTGATGAGAAATGAGGTGAAGAAATAGAGGGAAAGAGAAAGCCAGAGAATCCATTTGTAATATGAGTAGAAGCAGCATGTTCTGCTGTCTTGTTGAGGCTTGAATCCATTTTTTTGCAGGAGCTTCATCCTCACATAGAAGCCTCTGTTCTTTGAGGGTCTCTTGAGTTCCGACATTGCATTTAAAATCCAAAGAAAGTGAAAGGGTGTGGCAGTGGTGGTAGTTGAGAGAGAGCTTTCGGATTCTGGTCTGAGAAGAAGTGGAGACAAAGAAACAGtgataggagaagagaaagggGAAGAAGTGAAGGACTAAGAAGAAGGTATAAGTTTGTTGGCAAATCGTTTTTGCACCTAGAATAAACAAATGGGGATTTCACTTAACTAATACTCCATGTTCAAACGAAAACAGTTGCAGCATTTAGTGATTTTCTTATAGGGTTTTGAGTTTTATATTCTGGTTCTTTGAATGTGCATTTAATTTTAATCAATGTTGAAAAACAGGGTAGGGTAGAAAGAGAGATGAAGAGAGATTGGTTATGTTTGAGTCACGTGGTGATGGATCAGAATGTAACTCGGCGTATGTATCGGTTACTATGCTGCTTTTGGTCCTCTGATCAGTATTTGTCCTCTCAAATAACCGGATTGGCCATCAACAGTTCAATATGATACTTTTAGAACTTGTTTGTAGCTTTGTTATTAACGATTATCTAATGAGATAATAAGAATCATAATATAAGAATAATTATTAGTCACAATAAGTCCTAACACATTTTGATCACTGAATAATATGTATGAAGAATGATTTATTAAGAAAGTTTTACCTATTTAATAGAATTTCCAAATCTCAAAGAATTAGATTCATGACTGACAGCTAGCTAAGCAGATTGCGGAATGCCTTAAGTGCAAACATAAAATAAGACTTATCACTATGGTTTATAATAATGAGAGGAACATGATACCATTACCACGACCTCAAAGGAAGATAGCACAGCTAATGAAGCTAAATCCTGTGGTTGAAAGCCGTAGATTGCATTTGATGCTGTGCAATTATGAAGGCAGAataaagagtaatgatatatacacacctcatttttaaaacacttcatttccacctctttttgtttctatctctctcctcttatcatctatcacatctcatactttctctttcttacttttttctttcttcctatctctctcctcattccacctcttacacctcaaaaagaggtgtgtatGTATAATTATTCcagaataaaacagaacatgGAGGTTTTTAATTCTCTACTATTAAAAAacctttccttttttcttttatcaatAAGTGATGGGTGGATAAGAATCATAAGATGCTAGCTTCAATTTACTAGTAGTAGTTCTTATCACACCCAACCCAATTAAGACTAGCAACAATTAATTGCATGAACATGCATAAACAAACAGTTGAAAATGTTCGAAATGAGATTGGAATTTGGATTAAACATTTCAAGGACATAGAAATTTGACAGTGATGGAGAAAAAATTGTAAGTAAACAATAAAATTTgagaatgaaagaaagaaattgtGGCTACTACAATCTAAAAAaggtcaaaataaaaaaaaaggctgCTAATATTAGTATAACTAGTAAATAAACATTGTTAAGCAATAAAATCAAGTaatcaacatatataatattgcAAAGTTCTTGATACAAATGTAACGACATGCTGTAATATACTAACTCACACGACAATGGTGTGATATATCTTCAGAGTAATTTGTTGTAGCTAATTAACCACGGTTCTCAAGAATACATGTATTTCAATTCTTATGATATGTATGATTCATTAGTATTAAAATTATGGAGATTTAACTTAACTCAAacgctagctcaagagttgaggtttacATTACCATTTataagtacttgtttgaccacatctctaaccaatgtgagactctaacacacTCCCTCATGTCCAGGGTTAGACttctggagcgtggaatgaaacgggtgACCCAAATACAAGGagtcaacaaatggatctatGATAGGCTCTGATATCATATTAAAATTAGGGAGACCTAACTTAACtctaaaagctagctcaagagttgaggtttgcactaccatttataagtgcttgattgaccacatctctaaccaatgtgagactctaacaatTAGCTTCATAAACTATGGTaagaataaataattaaatatagtaGCATCGTTGGTGGGAAAATTATCTTAATTCCTTAAAAAAAGGTGTttgttgtggtaccttaagctAGATTAAGACGTGATACTCGAAATGAGTTGGTTCGATAATAAAGACTTACGTACcggttaaaattttaattttgttatatCTTAGTAATGCAGTGTTCCATTCTTAGGGACGTGGGATTTGCgagttgtgttttctgagcattgttcatccgtcaaccatagtcattttacgcgcatcaccatcatcatcattcgtttccaccaatcgttcatttttcattaaaaaatgaatttcatgagatggagttaattgataagtaaagtaaaatctaaatatgtagtatttaccttgaataacatgataataatctattaaattatttaatacgGGTATCATACCCAACAAAAATTAAGGGTACCACATAATTTACCAAAAAAGAATTGCGTGTTTATCTTCTTGAATGCGGCTAAGCATTGAGAATTTATGACGAGTGATACTTACAAAAGATACTTCGATATTTAAGTCACCTCAAGATCAGACAAATGATTTTAAAGTCAAAAGAAGCAATGCGAGAGTAAATGAATTATATTATTCCTTACAGTGTGATCAAACTTGTTTATATATTGTTCCGCCGCTGATCTAGCTGAGGCAATTCACTGTTTGTTAACCTGTCACTTAGGTCGTATAGAGGTTTTAGCCTTGTTTAAACGGACTTGATCACAATTCTAACAATTTAGCTTCATGTTGAGTCAGTTATTTAGAAAAGTGAAAATTATGTGTTTGGTCATTAATTGTAATCGACCAACTTGTTTATCATGTAGTCATTTAAACCGACCAAAACATGAACTAaatggatggtgaagatttGCCGTTTGGGTTTTTCCGCGAAGAGATTTTCTAAAATTCAATGTGGATGACACTTCTAAAGGCAACCCCGGGGATACTGGTGTTGGCGGAGTGCTTAGGAATGGTGATGGTTTAGTACTGGGATGTTTCTCAATAGAAATCGGAAGAAAATTGGCCTTCGAAGCCGAGGTTGAAGCGATCTTGTGTGCTTTAAAATTCTGCAAGGAGTTCAATGTAAAAAACTTGTCCACTGAAAGTGATTCTTCAATAGCTATGGGGTGGGTAAGCAATGTCTCATCTAGACCGTTGAAGCTAATTAACAAGCTTAATGTCATTGATTTTCTTCAAGTCGAAGTTTATTATGTAGATGTTAGCCATATATATAGAAAAGCAAATGTTTTTGCAGATGGATTAGCCAAACAAGATTATAATAGGGAGAGTCCTATTTGGGGTGCCCCTATTTGGGCCCTCAAAAGgaccatttttcttttgtaatgtTGTTTCTCAATTTAATAAAActgtttgttaaaaaaaataaaaatcaactaAATGGTTATTTAGCTGACCGAAACACATGTTACTGTCCAATTTGACAATTAGGATACCTTGAATGAAAACTCACATGCCTTAGTGAAGCACTGTCACACATATTAAATAAGTCCATTTGACAGTTCAATCATTATAATCTCTAGTGTTATGGCAGATGGAGATGAAGCAATGTCCATTAAATACAGAATTTGTGCATGGCTAATATTCCTCAAAAGGAACTAGGATCTTTTGATAAAGTGGAAAGTCATGCAAATGATGCAATGAATTAAGAAGAAACAATAATCAAACTAGGAACTATTAAAGGATGGACCGCTCTAGTGAGGAGGAGTTTGAGTTGGAAAAGGTCCCAATAGACCCCACAACACTGCGGTCTGAGCTGTGCGAGCACATGCTGAACCTGAACATGTTATATAAAGATGAATCTCCCTCTCCAATTATTAGAGGAAAAAGGTCAATGAAAATAGCCTTTGGAAATTGGGAACATGTTCCCATATGTGCATGTGGGAAATTAGAGTGATCCACAAAGCTGATCAAGACTAAAGAGGAATATTGAattgaacttaaagatgctggCAAATGATTAATGGTAATTTATACCTTTGCTTGGGTTTTGATTTGAGGGAGTGGCTTGTGTGGGGCCTCCATTAGTATATTTCTTCTGTGATTACATTTATATGGAGGAGGAAATCAGGGATATATACTATGAAGCCAAAGGGATTGCATCTCAACAACAACCTCAGCAGCTAACTCACTTGTTGCATGTGTGTCTTTCTTTGGTGTCATGTTGGTATATGAAGCTTAGAGCCACAACCAGTATTTTCAAAATGGAATGGTCAATGGATATTTTCCGGGGAATTTAGTgcagaaaaataattttaaaatattatgaaaaaacattttattttaataaccCATATTGAGTCTTGCTCTGGAAATGAAGCAGAATGCctgttcttaaatttttttattttttgtgtttatttgttgttatttGTTAAGAACTCCCAAAAAAGAAAAGTGTTGCTGCTATGTTGTTAATGTTATAGATAGATACACAGTTGTGCCAACAAACTTGAAACTAACATTGCATCATCACACCCCTTAACATCCTGCTATGTTGTTACCCTGATCCTAACTACTTTAATAATGTTTCAAACATCATTCAGGTTTCAATGTTGAACACAGTTCATTCTTGCTTGACATCAAGCACCAATTTTCCAATGCCTTTAGCATTTTGCATGCCCCTTTTCATTAACCAATATCTTAAGAAAATTTAAACCTTGttcaattcaatttcaaaaaCCGTTTTTCCAAAAGTTAATTAGCCATGGCTAGCAGAGGCAGCAGCCATGGCCAATCTTCTGATTTTGCATTACACAGAATGAGAGGTAGATGGTTTTCTCTCTATGCAGCATTTCTAATCATGGCAGGGAGTGGAACAATGTACTTGTTTGGAATCTATTCAACAGAGATAGCTCTTAGCCTAGGATATGATCAATCAGAACTCAGATACTTGACATTTTACAAAGACTTTGGTGCAAACTTTGCTGTCATGAATGGCCTTTTTGCTGAGATAGCCCCATCATGGCTTCTCCTTCTTCTCAGTGCAGGGATGAATTTCTGGGCTTACTTCATGATATGGTTGGCTGTTACACAAAGAGTAGCTAGACCTGAGTTATGGCAAATGTGTTTCTACATTTTCATTGGAGCCAATGCCCCTAATTTTTCAGGCACAAGAGCCATTGTCACAAGTGTCAGAAACTTCCCAGAAAGTAGGGGTGTTGTGCTGGGTCTCTTAAAAAGCTACATTGGATTAAGCGGACCTATCTTCATGCAAATTCACCATGCCCTTGGCGGAAATGACTTGAAATCGTTAATCTTGTTCATCGCATGGTTCCCAGCCGTCATTAATCTCGTGCTCATGTTCGCGTTCCGCGAAAAGAAGTTTGTGAGGCAGCCTCAGGAGATGAGGGTGTTCTACCATtacctctatgtttcaattgCCATGGCAATGTTTGTGATGGCCTTTACAATTATTCAAAAACATGTTGAATTCTCTCAAGTGGGGTATGCAGGATGTGCCATGGTGGTTTTTGTGATGCTCTTTGTTCTCCCTCTTCTAATCTCCATTAGAGAAGAGCATTTTGATTGGACTATAAACAATTCTtacaacaaaaccaacattgAGAATGTCCCTAGAGCGATTCAGATTCAACCCAAAGTGAATGGTTATGAACATGGAAATTCAAGTGAAATGTCATCGTTTTTCGACAAAATATTCAACAAACCCGGAAGAGGTGAAGACCACACAATTTTACAAGCAATTCTAAGCATGGACATGATGTATTTGTTCATAACAACAGCTTGTGGAATAGGGACAGGACTAACCGCTATAAACAACTTAGAGCGAATTGGTGAGGCATTGGGGTACCCTTCAAGAACCATACAAGCATTTTCATCCCTTCTAAACATATGGAACTATGTTGGGAGAGTTTTCTCTGGCTTCGTCTCGGAGTATTTGCTTCGCAAATACAAAATCCCACGCCCCGTGATGCTAACATTTATGTTAGCTTTGTCGAGCGTTGGCTACATTCTCATTGCATTTCCCTTTAACGGGTCCATTTACGTGGC
This portion of the Lotus japonicus ecotype B-129 chromosome 3, LjGifu_v1.2 genome encodes:
- the LOC130743781 gene encoding uncharacterized protein LOC130743781; amino-acid sequence: MASRGSSHGQSSDFALHRMRGRWFSLYAAFLIMAGSGTMYLFGIYSTEIALSLGYDQSELRYLTFYKDFGANFAVMNGLFAEIAPSWLLLLLSAGMNFWAYFMIWLAVTQRVARPELWQMCFYIFIGANAPNFSGTRAIVTSVRNFPESRGVVLGLLKSYIGLSGPIFMQIHHALGGNDLKSLILFIAWFPAVINLVLMFAFREKKFVRQPQEMRVFYHYLYVSIAMAMFVMAFTIIQKHVEFSQVGYAGCAMVVFVMLFVLPLLISIREEHFDWTINNSYNKTNIENVPRAIQIQPKVNGYEHGNSSEMSSFFDKIFNKPGRGEDHTILQAILSMDMMYLFITTACGIGTGLTAINNLERIGEALGYPSRTIQAFSSLLNIWNYVGRVFSGFVSEYLLRKYKIPRPVMLTFMLALSSVGYILIAFPFNGSIYVACVIIGFSFGSQLPLVNAIISELFGLKHFSTLFNCGQSASPLGAYLLNAKIVQPNYERMSDSLIVEGAGVGNMICSGEVCFKDSFTVLASVAILGGFVSQILMERTKRFYEGDIYKRFRDPPNNNAEEQTSSSSAR
- the LOC130748781 gene encoding probable glucuronoxylan glucuronosyltransferase IRX7, whose translation is MSELKRPSKNRGFYVRMKLLQKNGFKPQQDSRTCCFYSYYKWILWLSLSLYFFTSFLISNDPNNTPPPISNSKSSVVPSRTLFESTNTSGVLNDLKVFIYDLPSKYNTDWLVNERCRTHLFASEVAIHRALLTSNVRTLDPHEADFFFVPVYVSCNFSTVNGFPAIGHARSLINSAVQLISGEHPFWNRSRGSDHVFVASHDFGACFHTMEHVAMADGIPEMLKNSIVLQTFGVVHQHPCQDVENVVIPPYVSPESVSRTLEKAPVNGRRDILAFFRGKMEVHPKNISGRFYSKQVRTTIWRRFNNDWRFYLRRQRFAGYQMEIARSVFCLCPLGWAPWSPRLVESVALGCIPVIIADGIRLPFSSAVRWPEISLTVAEKDVGRLDRILERVVATNLSVIQWNLWDPKTRQALLFNNEVQVGDATWQVLLSLSQKLGRSHRRSINTVSGELKSDT
- the LOC130742700 gene encoding kinesin-like protein KIN-7H, yielding MSSPQTPATAMKGAETDAMGLLLSEMIVFLESGINDFVADAIMNQLLLLDAQDPSKDIKLFINSPGGSLRTAIIYTMSPAQSHVEQSRNTLLFASCAKEVATNAQVNVVMSDKALVKQLQKELARMESELRNSGSARPTSDSAALLREKDLQIEMWFIRPPSGVFE